One window from the genome of Bacillus weihaiensis encodes:
- a CDS encoding gamma carbonic anhydrase family protein, which yields MIYPYKDKKPTISDSAFIADYVTITGDVTIGDESSIWFQTVIRGDVSPTVIGKRVNIQDLCCLHQSPERPLILEDDVTIGHSVILHSSIIRKHALVGMGSIILDGAEIGEGAFIGAGSLVPPGKKIPPHTLALGRPAKVVRPLTEADLKDMERIRKQYVEKGQYYKSIKTNME from the coding sequence ATGATTTACCCTTACAAGGATAAAAAACCTACTATCTCAGATTCTGCCTTTATTGCTGATTACGTTACAATTACTGGTGATGTGACCATTGGGGATGAGTCAAGTATTTGGTTCCAAACTGTTATAAGAGGTGATGTCTCACCAACAGTCATTGGAAAGCGTGTCAATATTCAAGACCTATGCTGCCTTCATCAAAGTCCTGAGAGACCTCTCATTCTTGAAGACGACGTAACAATTGGTCACAGCGTCATCTTACATAGTTCTATTATCCGTAAACATGCTTTAGTTGGTATGGGATCCATTATATTAGATGGTGCTGAAATAGGTGAAGGTGCCTTTATTGGAGCAGGTAGTCTTGTGCCACCGGGTAAGAAAATACCTCCACATACACTAGCATTAGGTAGACCAGCTAAAGTTGTTCGTCCATTAACCGAGGCTGATTTAAAGGATATGGAGCGCATTCGCAAACAATATGTAGAAAAAGGACAATACTATAAATCCATCAAAACAAATATGGAGTAA
- a CDS encoding alpha/beta hydrolase, with amino-acid sequence MWKWESEIEEVKGVIVIVHGAAEHHGRYKWLVEMWRLVGYHVVMGDLPGQGTTTRRRGHILSFDEYIKEVNLWIQEAKKFGVPLFLLGHSMGGLVVIRALQEEHQEIKAAILSSPCLGILYKPNKVLEIASRGLNIFAPSFKVESNLNVTIATRNKAVQDIDENDSLYVTKVSVRWYRELIKAMEEAQKQAGDFPDVPILLMQGGEDKIVDKTLVKQWFNKIDSTEKYYKEWKGLYHEIFSEPERDQVFQAAKRFFDAHSTDK; translated from the coding sequence ATGTGGAAGTGGGAATCTGAAATTGAGGAAGTAAAAGGTGTCATTGTCATTGTCCATGGTGCTGCTGAACATCATGGGAGGTATAAGTGGCTTGTAGAAATGTGGAGACTTGTTGGCTATCATGTAGTCATGGGAGATCTACCTGGACAAGGAACAACAACTAGGAGAAGAGGACATATTCTATCCTTTGATGAATACATTAAGGAAGTGAATTTGTGGATACAAGAGGCCAAAAAGTTTGGCGTACCATTATTTTTATTAGGTCACAGTATGGGTGGTCTAGTTGTCATTAGGGCATTACAGGAGGAGCATCAAGAGATAAAGGCTGCCATCTTATCTTCGCCATGTCTTGGGATCTTATATAAGCCAAATAAGGTACTTGAAATAGCATCAAGAGGTTTAAATATATTTGCCCCCTCCTTTAAAGTTGAATCTAATTTGAATGTAACCATTGCAACAAGGAACAAGGCTGTACAGGATATTGATGAAAATGATTCATTATATGTGACAAAGGTATCTGTAAGATGGTATCGTGAATTAATAAAAGCTATGGAAGAAGCCCAGAAACAGGCGGGAGATTTTCCAGACGTGCCAATCCTACTTATGCAAGGTGGAGAAGATAAGATTGTTGATAAGACTCTTGTGAAACAATGGTTTAATAAAATAGATAGTACTGAAAAATATTACAAAGAGTGGAAAGGGCTTTATCATGAAATATTTAGTGAGCCTGAGCGCGATCAAGTTTTTCAGGCTGCTAAACGATTTTTTGACGCACATAGTACGGATAAATAG
- a CDS encoding tetraprenyl-beta-curcumene synthase family protein has translation MTVPQHPLRLMTKVYREIFPIVHFYLDQWREKAEAIPNKELREQALNSLKEKDFHCEGGAIIALISGPHKQQCIEFIIAYQTISDYLDNLCDRSTSLDPVDFRMLHQSMLDALTCGASCKDYYQFRTDKDDGGYLHSLVQTCQNVLADLAHYPTISKHLLELSTYYCDLQVHKHVVKEERVPRLQDWFERHKANVPEMEWYEFSACTGSTLGIFCLVAYAFQDRFEETLAQQIRDSYFPYIQGLHILLDYLIDQDEDEVGGDLNFCSYYSSENEMMERLEYFVQKADDQLKGIPHENFHKLINRGLLGVYLSDEKVATHRDRNKLAKRLIRLGGMTTYFFYFNGRAYRAFQKLSMKKSS, from the coding sequence TTGACTGTTCCACAGCATCCATTACGATTAATGACTAAAGTATATCGAGAGATTTTTCCTATCGTACATTTCTATTTGGACCAATGGAGAGAGAAGGCAGAGGCAATACCGAACAAAGAGTTGAGAGAACAAGCACTGAATAGTCTAAAGGAAAAAGATTTTCATTGCGAGGGTGGAGCCATAATAGCGCTCATTTCTGGTCCACACAAGCAGCAATGTATTGAGTTTATTATTGCTTACCAAACAATTAGTGACTATTTAGACAATTTGTGTGATCGAAGTACCTCATTGGATCCAGTAGATTTTCGTATGCTTCACCAATCCATGCTAGATGCATTAACTTGCGGTGCTTCCTGCAAAGATTACTATCAGTTTAGAACAGATAAAGATGATGGTGGGTATTTACATAGTCTTGTCCAAACATGTCAAAATGTACTAGCTGATTTAGCTCACTATCCAACCATCTCAAAACATTTATTAGAGTTATCAACTTATTATTGTGATCTTCAAGTACATAAGCATGTAGTAAAAGAAGAGAGAGTCCCAAGGTTACAAGATTGGTTTGAGAGACATAAAGCCAATGTTCCAGAAATGGAATGGTATGAATTTTCAGCGTGTACTGGGTCTACATTAGGGATCTTTTGTTTAGTAGCCTATGCCTTTCAAGATCGCTTTGAAGAAACTTTGGCTCAACAAATTCGAGATAGTTATTTTCCTTACATTCAGGGCTTACATATCTTACTGGACTATTTAATTGATCAAGATGAAGATGAAGTGGGTGGCGACCTGAATTTCTGTAGCTACTATTCTTCAGAAAATGAGATGATGGAACGACTTGAATACTTCGTTCAAAAAGCGGATGATCAATTAAAAGGAATTCCACATGAGAACTTCCATAAACTAATTAATCGAGGGTTACTTGGAGTTTATTTATCAGATGAAAAGGTTGCGACACATCGCGATCGGAATAAGCTGGCTAAGCGATTAATCAGATTGGGCGGTATGACTACGTACTTCTTCTACTTTAATGGAAGAGCCTATCGGGCTTTTCAAAAACTTTCAATGAAAAAAAGCTCATAA
- a CDS encoding tRNA (mnm(5)s(2)U34)-methyltransferase, with translation MKLQRILPFAKTLLQSTITKGDIVVDATIGNGHDTLFLANLVGETGHVYGFDIQDQAIVKTREKLREENVDGYVTLINQGHQHVHSAIPEEYHGSIGGAIFNLGYLPGGDPSIVTLPETTKAAIEGLLSLLKPEGIIVVVIYHGHQEGKLERDEIMEFVKAIDPRKAHVLHYQFINKQNNPPYIIAIEKC, from the coding sequence ATGAAACTACAGCGAATATTGCCCTTTGCAAAAACACTATTACAATCAACCATAACAAAAGGGGATATCGTGGTGGATGCTACTATAGGAAATGGACACGATACCCTTTTCTTGGCAAATCTTGTTGGCGAAACCGGTCATGTGTATGGATTTGATATCCAAGACCAAGCTATCGTAAAGACAAGAGAAAAACTTCGTGAAGAAAATGTTGATGGGTATGTAACTCTCATAAACCAGGGACATCAGCATGTTCATTCGGCTATACCCGAGGAGTATCATGGATCTATTGGAGGTGCTATCTTCAATTTAGGCTATTTACCTGGTGGTGACCCTTCCATTGTAACGTTACCAGAAACAACAAAAGCCGCAATTGAAGGTTTATTATCCCTTTTAAAACCAGAAGGAATAATAGTTGTTGTTATTTATCACGGTCATCAAGAAGGAAAGCTTGAACGAGATGAAATTATGGAGTTCGTAAAAGCAATAGATCCAAGAAAAGCTCATGTCCTCCATTATCAATTTATCAATAAACAAAATAATCCCCCGTATATTATCGCAATTGAAAAATGCTAA
- a CDS encoding TIGR01212 family radical SAM protein (This family includes YhcC from E. coli K-12, an uncharacterized radical SAM protein.) codes for MTQTTFQYAQDNKRYHTWNYHLRHHFGHKVFKVALDGGFDCPNRDGTVAHGGCTFCSAAGSGDFAGNRADDLVTQFHTIKDKMHSKWKNGKYMAYFQAYTNTHAPVEVLREKFESVLTQEDVVGLSIATRPDCLPDDVVEYLAELNQRTYLWVELGLQTVHERTALLINRAHDFSCYVEGVQKLRKHGIRVCSHIINGLPLEDTTMMMETAKAVANLDVQGIKIHLLHLLKGTPMVKQYEKGKLEFLSQEDYVNLVCDQLEMIPPEMIVHRITGDGPIDLMIGPMWSVNKWDVLNSIDAELKRRDSFQGKFYTKEDGAFTL; via the coding sequence TTGACCCAAACTACCTTTCAATATGCTCAAGATAATAAAAGGTATCATACATGGAATTATCACTTACGCCACCATTTTGGACATAAGGTGTTCAAAGTTGCCTTAGATGGTGGGTTCGATTGCCCAAATCGTGACGGTACAGTAGCACATGGAGGCTGTACATTTTGCAGTGCTGCAGGCTCTGGTGATTTTGCTGGGAACCGAGCGGATGATTTAGTAACACAATTTCATACCATTAAAGATAAAATGCATAGTAAATGGAAAAATGGCAAATATATGGCCTACTTTCAAGCATATACAAATACACACGCTCCTGTAGAAGTACTAAGAGAAAAATTTGAGTCTGTTCTTACCCAAGAGGATGTTGTAGGTCTCTCTATTGCCACTAGACCTGATTGTCTACCAGATGACGTAGTCGAATACTTAGCCGAATTAAATCAACGAACATACCTTTGGGTAGAATTAGGTCTTCAAACTGTACATGAACGGACAGCTCTTCTAATTAATCGTGCACATGATTTTTCTTGTTATGTGGAAGGAGTACAAAAGCTTCGCAAACATGGCATTAGAGTCTGCTCCCATATTATTAACGGCTTACCACTTGAGGATACGACCATGATGATGGAAACTGCTAAGGCTGTTGCCAACTTAGATGTCCAAGGGATTAAGATTCATCTTTTACACTTATTAAAAGGAACCCCTATGGTGAAGCAATATGAAAAAGGAAAGCTGGAATTTTTATCTCAAGAAGACTATGTAAATCTCGTGTGTGATCAGCTCGAAATGATTCCACCTGAAATGATTGTTCATCGTATAACAGGAGACGGACCAATTGATTTAATGATCGGACCAATGTGGAGTGTGAATAAGTGGGATGTCCTAAATTCAATTGATGCAGAATTAAAAAGACGAGATAGTTTTCAAGGGAAATTTTATACAAAAGAAGATGGAGCCTTTACTTTATGA
- a CDS encoding YtzC family protein: MATRQSVNEYLERCNEALEYAREQYQTGAQQEHYNATEYTDALQKLEEAVNDINHLSLSANDQQQDQLYRMRLQLQQLQNEMILKGDAER; the protein is encoded by the coding sequence ATGGCAACAAGACAATCCGTTAACGAATACTTAGAGCGCTGCAATGAAGCGTTAGAATATGCACGTGAACAATATCAAACAGGGGCACAGCAAGAGCATTATAATGCGACTGAATATACAGATGCTTTACAGAAGCTTGAAGAAGCAGTAAATGATATTAATCATCTTTCGTTAAGTGCCAATGATCAGCAACAAGATCAACTATATCGTATGAGATTACAGCTTCAGCAACTACAAAACGAAATGATTTTAAAAGGAGATGCTGAACGATGA
- a CDS encoding glycogen biosynthesis protein GlgD → MKKRSKQNNPEQKTKNGMNNQDLELGKDFDPVIETKAENAKKGQPIKSKQRVE, encoded by the coding sequence ATGAAAAAACGTTCTAAGCAAAATAATCCAGAGCAAAAAACAAAAAATGGTATGAATAATCAGGATTTAGAGCTGGGAAAAGATTTTGATCCTGTGATTGAAACGAAGGCTGAAAATGCGAAAAAAGGTCAACCAATTAAGTCAAAGCAAAGAGTTGAATAA
- a CDS encoding ABC transporter ATP-binding protein — MISVHHLSHSFKVGKRGSEKEIPVLKNISLTIRKGEIASIVGRSGSGKSTLLHLISGYISPTNGDVMINGTNVTGFNEKQWAQFRLDHFGFIFQSFQLIPSLTTFENVELPLTLKGMDSVKRRQEVMTLLESVGLKDHSEHYPNELSGGQQQRVSIARALITKPSIILADEPTGSLDSETEQEILGLIQQLNKEQGITFFMITHDEEVAKISTNQFHLEDGVITKGGNPVEV; from the coding sequence ATGATTTCTGTTCATCATTTAAGTCATTCTTTTAAGGTTGGAAAAAGGGGAAGTGAAAAGGAAATACCAGTGCTAAAAAACATATCACTAACCATCAGAAAGGGTGAAATTGCTTCTATTGTGGGACGAAGTGGTTCAGGGAAGTCTACATTACTGCATCTTATATCAGGGTACATTTCACCGACAAATGGTGATGTAATGATTAATGGAACGAATGTAACAGGCTTTAACGAAAAGCAATGGGCTCAGTTTCGCTTAGATCATTTTGGATTTATTTTTCAGAGCTTTCAGCTTATTCCAAGCTTAACGACGTTTGAAAATGTCGAACTGCCGCTTACGTTAAAGGGAATGGATTCAGTAAAAAGAAGACAAGAAGTTATGACCTTACTTGAAAGTGTTGGTTTAAAAGACCATTCAGAACATTATCCTAATGAACTCTCAGGAGGGCAGCAGCAAAGAGTTAGTATTGCAAGAGCACTAATTACCAAACCCTCAATTATCTTAGCTGATGAACCAACAGGAAGTTTAGATAGCGAGACTGAACAAGAAATCTTAGGGTTAATTCAACAGCTCAACAAAGAACAAGGAATTACCTTTTTTATGATTACTCATGATGAAGAAGTAGCGAAGATTAGTACGAATCAATTTCATTTAGAGGATGGAGTTATTACAAAGGGAGGTAATCCTGTTGAAGTTTAA
- a CDS encoding ABC transporter permease: MKFKDQLQFMFRNMKKNRLRVFMTILATTMACAFLIVLASVGFGIQKSITDEMKSQQMITEVQIHGKEVDGNHEFLTNQNVEELKDTENVTAVVTRNSIDLPVLVSIEDRTADIWPIYITNMEEELKANLSLDEGHVPKNEKEVVVGYHFAKALLTEKEREEFEQNLESSEGPVIEEPQGYQGVLIGKDITIKLVKDVEGKEVEKSYTFTIAGIGKEPARDWVQDQGIFIDDQLRDEMLSFTRDEKNAEKLPYSEVLVYASHLENVEQVSNDLKEKGYMVYSITEELEGVNLFFNIFKAGLIFVGTVAVIIASIGIFNTMTMAVTERTQEIGIMKAIGAQPGVIRRIFLMESAYIGVIGAFIGVVISYGISYAANFAIPIILESASGGDTADVDFVFSYIPLSLVVIAAIISIGVAIISGLRPAMKATNVNVLSALRREL; encoded by the coding sequence TTGAAGTTTAAAGACCAACTACAATTTATGTTTCGAAATATGAAGAAAAATCGATTAAGAGTCTTTATGACGATACTAGCGACAACCATGGCGTGTGCGTTTTTGATTGTTTTAGCCTCGGTAGGATTTGGGATACAAAAAAGCATCACAGATGAAATGAAATCACAGCAAATGATTACAGAAGTTCAGATTCATGGGAAAGAAGTGGATGGAAATCATGAATTTCTTACGAATCAGAATGTAGAAGAATTAAAAGATACAGAAAATGTAACCGCAGTAGTCACACGAAATTCGATTGATTTGCCTGTATTAGTGTCCATTGAAGATCGGACTGCGGATATTTGGCCTATCTACATTACAAATATGGAAGAAGAACTGAAAGCGAATCTATCATTAGATGAAGGACATGTTCCTAAAAATGAAAAGGAAGTTGTGGTTGGCTATCATTTTGCAAAGGCGCTTTTAACAGAAAAAGAGCGGGAAGAATTTGAACAAAATCTAGAGTCTTCCGAAGGACCGGTTATTGAGGAGCCACAAGGATATCAAGGCGTATTGATAGGAAAAGACATCACAATTAAGCTAGTAAAAGACGTTGAAGGGAAAGAAGTGGAAAAAAGCTACACCTTCACGATTGCAGGAATAGGAAAAGAGCCTGCAAGAGACTGGGTTCAAGATCAGGGAATTTTCATTGATGATCAGCTAAGAGATGAAATGTTATCTTTTACTAGAGATGAGAAAAATGCGGAAAAGCTTCCTTATAGTGAAGTTCTTGTTTACGCTTCTCATCTAGAAAATGTCGAACAGGTGTCAAATGATTTAAAAGAAAAGGGATATATGGTTTATTCCATTACGGAAGAATTGGAAGGAGTGAACTTATTTTTCAACATTTTTAAAGCAGGTTTAATTTTCGTCGGTACTGTAGCAGTCATTATTGCTTCTATTGGAATCTTTAATACGATGACAATGGCAGTAACAGAGCGAACGCAAGAGATAGGGATTATGAAGGCAATTGGTGCCCAACCAGGTGTTATTCGTCGGATTTTCTTAATGGAAAGCGCGTATATTGGAGTGATTGGAGCATTTATTGGAGTTGTTATCTCATACGGTATTAGCTATGCAGCGAACTTTGCTATTCCGATTATTTTAGAATCCGCATCAGGTGGTGATACAGCTGACGTAGATTTTGTCTTTTCCTACATTCCATTAAGTCTTGTCGTCATAGCTGCAATAATTAGTATTGGAGTTGCTATTATCTCTGGATTACGACCTGCTATGAAAGCAACCAATGTAAATGTTTTATCTGCTTTAAGAAGAGAATTATAA
- a CDS encoding sulfite exporter TauE/SafE family protein has protein sequence MEDINVYTLLLLLCFGFLAAFIDSVVGGGGLISIPALLFTGLSPSAAIATNKLASSMGSLTSTIAFIRSGKVDFNLVAKLFPIVFAGSLLGALVVNFVSNELLKPLVLVLLIVVAIYTILKKNWGHESTYRKLTWKKALLFSCVIFAIGFYDGFLGAGTGSFILFAFLIIGFDFLQSAGNAKFLNFGSNISALIMFVFLDMVNFSYGIPMGIAMIAGSIVGSNFAIKKGVTYVRILFILVTVFLIGKNIVDYIRIE, from the coding sequence ATGGAAGATATTAATGTCTATACACTACTGTTGTTGCTATGTTTCGGATTTTTAGCTGCTTTTATTGATTCGGTAGTGGGTGGCGGAGGTCTAATTTCTATACCTGCTTTATTGTTTACAGGCCTCTCACCTTCAGCAGCAATTGCAACGAATAAATTAGCCAGTTCAATGGGTTCCTTGACAAGTACTATTGCGTTTATCAGATCAGGAAAAGTTGATTTTAACTTAGTGGCTAAGTTATTTCCAATTGTTTTTGCAGGATCTTTATTAGGAGCCTTGGTTGTAAACTTTGTATCAAATGAATTATTAAAACCATTAGTTTTAGTTCTTCTAATAGTCGTAGCTATTTATACGATTCTAAAGAAAAACTGGGGGCATGAATCGACTTATCGAAAACTCACATGGAAAAAGGCTTTGCTTTTTTCATGTGTCATATTTGCTATCGGTTTTTATGATGGGTTTTTAGGTGCTGGAACAGGCTCATTTATTTTGTTTGCCTTTTTGATTATTGGTTTTGATTTTTTACAATCTGCTGGAAATGCCAAATTTCTAAACTTTGGAAGTAATATTTCAGCACTTATCATGTTTGTCTTTCTCGATATGGTTAACTTCTCATATGGTATACCGATGGGAATTGCTATGATAGCAGGATCCATAGTTGGTTCTAACTTTGCCATTAAAAAAGGAGTAACCTATGTAAGAATATTATTCATCTTAGTTACTGTCTTCTTGATTGGAAAAAACATTGTTGATTATATCAGAATTGAGTAG
- a CDS encoding TauD/TfdA family dioxygenase translates to MISAPKMPVLKNSHIYVLTDQEKEELNQLIQSIKLDLNQIDHYTLNQLEKESYKLPEKVIDHLISFKREKNQHGTILFRNLPTDKELPNTPDDGSAPKNKMENVSELLLYLFMLHLGEPIGYADEKNGQIIHDICPIKGKETNIENSGSQVFFTYHTEDAIHPHKPDYLSLVCLRSDHEQKAKTETASIVQALELIPGYAIELLRKPLYRLSPPSSFNSPELSIQTSVLSGNIIQPNLCIHGSLMEGVNEEAQWALEELKKALAEVSSGVVLTPGDLIIIDNHLAAHARTAFTPKYDGKDRWLQRMFVVVDFNKSGASRSIRSHVCMPLKIELELKK, encoded by the coding sequence GTGATTTCTGCGCCAAAAATGCCTGTACTTAAAAATTCTCATATTTACGTTTTAACTGATCAGGAAAAAGAAGAATTAAATCAACTAATTCAGTCAATTAAGCTTGATTTAAACCAAATTGACCATTACACATTGAATCAGTTGGAAAAAGAATCTTATAAACTTCCTGAAAAGGTGATTGATCATCTTATCAGTTTTAAACGTGAGAAAAACCAGCATGGAACCATCTTATTTAGGAATCTTCCGACTGATAAAGAATTACCGAACACACCTGATGACGGCAGTGCACCTAAAAACAAAATGGAGAATGTAAGTGAACTATTATTGTATTTATTCATGTTGCATTTAGGTGAACCGATAGGATATGCCGATGAAAAAAATGGACAAATTATTCATGATATTTGCCCAATTAAGGGGAAAGAAACCAATATAGAAAACAGTGGGTCCCAAGTGTTTTTTACTTATCATACGGAAGATGCCATTCATCCTCATAAGCCGGATTACTTATCCTTGGTGTGCCTACGATCAGACCATGAACAAAAGGCTAAAACAGAAACGGCTTCTATTGTTCAAGCTCTTGAGTTAATCCCGGGTTACGCAATAGAATTGTTGAGAAAACCTTTGTATCGGTTAAGTCCACCTTCGTCATTTAATTCGCCTGAACTATCTATTCAAACATCCGTATTATCGGGTAATATTATTCAACCTAACTTATGTATCCATGGTTCACTTATGGAAGGCGTAAATGAGGAGGCGCAATGGGCGTTAGAAGAGCTAAAGAAAGCATTGGCGGAAGTTTCTTCTGGTGTGGTTCTAACACCAGGTGACCTTATTATTATTGATAATCATTTAGCCGCACATGCTCGAACCGCTTTCACTCCAAAATACGATGGTAAAGATCGATGGTTACAGAGAATGTTTGTAGTTGTTGACTTTAATAAGTCTGGAGCAAGCCGCTCGATTAGGAGCCATGTTTGTATGCCATTAAAAATAGAATTGGAGTTAAAAAAATAA
- a CDS encoding TrmB family transcriptional regulator: MKDIIQQIQSLGLNQYEAKAYVSLVRQGATSAYQVSKESGIPRSRIYEILNGLEEEGIVIKEEINDSVQYSPLPVDVFLESVQSKWNNTYQSISETLKNFEVTEPTSDIRVMTLKGDRHILSFCRTLLQKAEKKVVISLWDNMYERLEQDLIDKAPNIDLKGIVFQVESPLSGLDIHRKTSYVDSIGENKWFILSIDGREMIYGPSIDERETAFYTDDPVHIYLLENYIWHDILVNRLVKEGKKDTDNWIAREREKFFGSN, translated from the coding sequence ATGAAGGATATTATTCAACAAATTCAATCGTTAGGTTTAAATCAATATGAGGCAAAGGCTTATGTTTCTTTAGTCCGCCAAGGAGCGACAAGCGCGTATCAAGTGAGCAAAGAATCAGGAATTCCAAGATCTCGCATATACGAAATTTTGAATGGTCTTGAAGAAGAAGGAATTGTCATAAAAGAGGAAATAAATGATTCTGTTCAATATTCTCCGTTACCTGTCGATGTATTTCTTGAATCGGTTCAGTCTAAATGGAACAATACGTATCAATCTATAAGCGAAACATTAAAAAACTTTGAAGTAACAGAACCCACATCAGACATACGTGTTATGACCCTAAAAGGGGACAGGCATATTCTATCGTTTTGTCGTACTTTATTGCAAAAGGCTGAAAAAAAAGTCGTGATTTCTTTGTGGGATAATATGTATGAGAGACTTGAGCAAGATTTGATCGATAAAGCTCCGAATATTGATCTCAAAGGTATTGTCTTTCAAGTTGAAAGCCCATTATCAGGATTAGACATTCATCGTAAAACAAGTTATGTAGATAGTATTGGAGAAAATAAATGGTTTATTTTATCCATTGATGGTCGGGAGATGATCTATGGACCTTCTATAGATGAAAGAGAAACAGCCTTCTACACTGATGATCCAGTTCATATTTATCTTCTGGAGAATTATATTTGGCATGACATTCTGGTTAATCGCTTAGTTAAAGAAGGGAAAAAGGATACCGATAATTGGATAGCAAGGGAAAGGGAGAAGTTTTTCGGCTCTAATTGA
- a CDS encoding GNAT family N-acetyltransferase, with product MVEIRLSQAKDFPQLLHLDHKVWNEVTTPSVINWESIEHFSSRNPEGSQLVAHDDGIVVGYLGYHYPTPLETNKHVYEMDIAVNPDHQGKGVGSMLLHTFVEMAQKHSIHKLSLRVLESNQKAIHFYRKNGFKEQGRLVKEFYVNGNYVDDILMYKLINT from the coding sequence ATGGTTGAAATTCGTTTGTCTCAGGCGAAGGATTTTCCACAACTACTTCATCTAGATCACAAGGTATGGAATGAAGTAACGACCCCATCTGTCATCAATTGGGAATCTATAGAACATTTTAGTTCTAGAAATCCAGAAGGTAGTCAGCTTGTTGCACATGATGATGGAATAGTAGTGGGATACTTAGGCTATCACTATCCAACCCCACTAGAAACGAACAAACATGTTTATGAAATGGATATTGCTGTGAACCCTGATCATCAAGGGAAAGGGGTAGGATCAATGCTCTTACATACATTCGTAGAAATGGCCCAAAAGCACTCCATTCATAAATTATCTTTACGTGTTCTAGAGTCAAATCAAAAGGCGATTCATTTCTATAGGAAGAATGGTTTTAAAGAACAAGGAAGATTAGTTAAAGAGTTCTACGTAAATGGGAACTATGTCGACGATATCCTCATGTATAAGCTAATCAATACATAA